In the bacterium genome, TACATCATCATGGCCGCGATGGACGCGGGCATGGTCCCGGTCGTCGCGCCGATCGGCGTCGACGGGGACGGCCTCTCGTACAACGTGAACGCGGACGAGGCGGCCGGCGCGATCGCCGAGGCGCTCGGTGCCGAGAAGCTGATCCTGCTGACCGACGTCGAGGGCGTCCTCGACGCGCGGGGCGAGCTGATCAGCGAGCTCACGACCGAGAAGTGTCAGACGCTGATCGACGACGGCACGATCAAGGGCGGGATGATCCCCAAGATGGAGTGCTGCATGCAGGCGCTGCGCGGGGGCGTTTCGCGTACGCACGTCGTCGACGGAAGGATCCAGCACGCGGTGCTGCTGGAGATCTTCAGCGACGACGCCGGCGTCGGGACCCTGCTGCGCTCCTGACGCCCATGCGCCCTCCGCGGGATGGGGGGCGACGCCTGAAGGGGGCGCGAACGCCGCCGCAGGCGAACGCATCGCGTCCTGGACGTGGATGGAAGATCACCTCGAAGCCGAGTCCGTGAAGCGGGCGCAGAAGCCGAGATCGAAGAGACCAACGATGCCGAAAGACTTCCTCAGTGTGGCCGACTGGAGCGCCGACGATCTCTGGTCGATGGCGGACCGGGCTGCGGTTCTGCGGGCGGCCCATCGGGAGGGCAAGCGCCCTCGAACGCTCGAAGGACGAACCCTCGCGATGTATTTCGAGAAGCCGTCGCTCCGAACGCACGTGACGTTCGAGGCGGGCATCGCCCATCTCGGCGGCCATGGGGTGCTGCTCAAGCCCGAGCAGATCGGGATCGGGACGCGCGAATCTCCGGCCGACGTGGCCCGCGCGCTCTCTCGCTGGGTCGACTGCCTCATGGCGCGCACCTTCAGTCACGAGCTCGTCGAGCAGCTGGCGGCGGACGCTTCGATTCCCGTGATCAACGGACTGACGGATCTCCTCCATCCTTGCCAGGCGATGGCCGATCTGGTGACGATCGCCCAGTACGTGAAGCCGCAGGAGGCAGCGATCGCGTACGTGGGGGACGGCAACAACGTCGTGAACTCCTTGATCCTGCTGGCCGCCGTCCTCGGGCTCCGACTCAACGTGGCGACGCCGGAGAGCCATCGTCCGTCGGTCCGGATCCGCGAGCGCGCCAAGCGCCTCGCCCAGGAGAGCGGCGCGGAGATCGTGCTCGGGGAGGACCCGGTCGAAGCCGTTCGCGGCGTCGACTTCGTCTACACCGACACGTGGACCAGCATGGGGCAGGAGGAAGAGGCGGTGCAGCGCCGCGAGATCTTCCGCGACTACCAGGTGAACGAAGCGCTCCTCGCCTTTTCTTCGGACGCGCGGGTCATGCACTGCCTGCCCGCGCACCGGGGCGAAGAGGTGACCGACGAAGTCCTCGACGGCCCCCGAAGCATCGTCTTCGATCAGGCGGAGAACCGCCTCCACGCCCAGAACGCGATTCTGGAGCATCTGCTGGCGCGCTAGCGCGCCAGCAGATGATCCAGGGACTCTTTTTCGCGCGCTGCGCGCGCTGGGCTCAGGGCTGTGGTCGGGCGGGCGCTCTGCCGTCCCGGACTCCGCGCGACGCGGACGGGGGGCGCTTCGTGGCGGCTGCGCGTGACCCGGGCGGGGCCGTTTCGTGGTGGTTGCGGGCGACTCGGCTGATTCTGGTCGCGTTCCGCCGCGGGCGGGCCTCCGTGATTCGCGATTCCCCACGGGGTATCCCTGGTCCTGCATGCGGAAAGTCGTTCCAGAACGTGCTCGTTGCTCATTCTTCGCCGCTCGTCGGCCGAGAAGAGTCCAGGGGGGGAGCGTCCGCTCGGGCGTTTCCCGCACGGAGCAATGGAGTCGGGTCTTGGCACAGGTCCCGGAGCAGAAGGATTGGATCCTCGCACCCGCCGCAGGGGGTGATGCGGAGCAGCTCGTCAAGAGCGCTGCGGAGGGATACCTGTTCTCGCGGATCGATGGGACGACGCCCTGGCGCCTGCTGCGCGAGATCGGCGGAATCCCGCCCGAAGACGTCGATGCGTGTCTCCGCCGATGGCTCGACGAGGGCGCCCTCGAAGTCGTCGGCGGCAAGGCCGGTTCGAGCGCGGGGGCGGGCGGTCCGAAGAGCGAGACCGCGGCGCCGACGGTCGATGCGGCCGAGGCGGTGACCGCGATCGTGATCGACGAGTCCGCTCTCGACGAAGGCCTGGACATCGACCTCGACGTCCAGCGCCGGATCCTCACCTACGAAGCCTCTCTCGGTCGGCCCTACCACGAGCTGCTCGGCGTCGAGCCCGGCTCGGAGCCGAAGGCGGTCAAGCGGGCCTATTTCAAGCTTTCCAAGGAGTTCCATCCCGATCGCTATTTCCGCAGGGAGATCGGGAGCTACGCCGAGCGCCTCGATCGCATCTTCAAGAAGGTGCTCGAGGCCCACGAGATCCTCTCGGATCCCGAGCTCTGCCAGGTCGAGAACCATACGCCCTCGGCGCCCGTCGAGGAGGCCGCCCCCGTGGACGCGGCGAGCGTTCCGGAGTCACCCTCGGCGGACGCGCAGCCCGGCACCGAAGAGGCGAAGCCCGCGAAGCCGCGGCCGCTCACCAAGCTCGAGCGCCTGAAGCAGCGGATGCCCTTCAAGATCAATCACGCGGCGATCCAGGCCCGGCGTCAGCAGGCCGACGAGATCTTCCGCGCGGCGCAGGGCTCGCAGCAGGCCGGTCGCCTCCAGGAGGCCGAAGCGAGCATCCGGATCGCGATCAGCTTCGACCCGGCCCGGGCCGAGTTCAAGGAAGCGCTCGGCTCCCTGAAGATCGCGGCGGCGGGCGCCCGGGCGGCGAACCTGCTCGCGAAGCCCTCGGAGCGCATGAGCGACACCGAGCTCTTCGAAGCGCTTCGCCTGATCGAAGACGTGCTGCCCTACCGCCCCCACGATCCGGAGCTCAACGAGCGCGCCGGTCGCATCTGCCTCCGGCTCGAGAAGTACGACGAGGCCAGGGACTATCTCGAAACGCTGCTGATCCGGCAGCCCGAGTCCGCCGTGGCGTACACGATGCTGGGGAAGATCCACAAGGCGCTGGGAGATCTCGACGAGGCGGTGAAGGCCTTCGAGACGGCGCTCAAAT is a window encoding:
- the argF gene encoding ornithine carbamoyltransferase — its product is MPKDFLSVADWSADDLWSMADRAAVLRAAHREGKRPRTLEGRTLAMYFEKPSLRTHVTFEAGIAHLGGHGVLLKPEQIGIGTRESPADVARALSRWVDCLMARTFSHELVEQLAADASIPVINGLTDLLHPCQAMADLVTIAQYVKPQEAAIAYVGDGNNVVNSLILLAAVLGLRLNVATPESHRPSVRIRERAKRLAQESGAEIVLGEDPVEAVRGVDFVYTDTWTSMGQEEEAVQRREIFRDYQVNEALLAFSSDARVMHCLPAHRGEEVTDEVLDGPRSIVFDQAENRLHAQNAILEHLLAR
- a CDS encoding tetratricopeptide repeat protein, which codes for MAQVPEQKDWILAPAAGGDAEQLVKSAAEGYLFSRIDGTTPWRLLREIGGIPPEDVDACLRRWLDEGALEVVGGKAGSSAGAGGPKSETAAPTVDAAEAVTAIVIDESALDEGLDIDLDVQRRILTYEASLGRPYHELLGVEPGSEPKAVKRAYFKLSKEFHPDRYFRREIGSYAERLDRIFKKVLEAHEILSDPELCQVENHTPSAPVEEAAPVDAASVPESPSADAQPGTEEAKPAKPRPLTKLERLKQRMPFKINHAAIQARRQQADEIFRAAQGSQQAGRLQEAEASIRIAISFDPARAEFKEALGSLKIAAAGARAANLLAKPSERMSDTELFEALRLIEDVLPYRPHDPELNERAGRICLRLEKYDEARDYLETLLIRQPESAVAYTMLGKIHKALGDLDEAVKAFETALKFDEDDLDARRALAAVRIGARDAARGGRTS